The following proteins come from a genomic window of Pseudomonas syringae:
- the hisF gene encoding imidazole glycerol phosphate synthase subunit HisF produces the protein MALAKRIIPCLDVDNGRVVKGVKFENIRDAGDPVEIARRYDEQGADEITFLDITASVDGRDTTLHTVERMASQVFIPLTVGGGVRTVQDIRNLLNAGADKVSINTAAVFTPEFVGEAAARFGSQCIVVAIDAKKVSAPGETPRWEIFTHGGRKPTGLDAVLWAKKMEDLGAGEILLTSMDQDGMKNGFDLGVTRAISDALGIPVIASGGVGNLEHLAAGVIEGHASAVLAASIFHFGEYTVPEAKAYMAGRGIVVR, from the coding sequence GTGGCCCTAGCCAAACGCATCATTCCTTGCCTCGACGTCGACAACGGTCGAGTGGTCAAGGGCGTCAAGTTCGAGAACATTCGCGATGCTGGCGATCCGGTGGAAATCGCGCGTCGGTACGATGAGCAGGGTGCCGACGAAATCACCTTTCTCGACATCACAGCCAGCGTTGACGGCCGTGACACCACGCTGCATACCGTCGAGCGCATGGCAAGCCAGGTGTTCATTCCGCTGACCGTGGGCGGCGGCGTGCGTACCGTTCAGGACATCCGCAACCTGCTCAATGCAGGCGCGGACAAAGTCTCGATCAACACCGCCGCGGTGTTCACCCCCGAGTTTGTCGGTGAGGCGGCTGCGCGTTTCGGCTCGCAGTGCATCGTGGTGGCTATCGACGCCAAAAAGGTCTCGGCCCCGGGTGAAACCCCGCGCTGGGAAATCTTCACCCATGGCGGGCGTAAGCCTACCGGGCTGGATGCGGTGCTCTGGGCGAAAAAGATGGAAGACCTGGGCGCTGGCGAAATTCTTCTGACCAGCATGGATCAGGACGGCATGAAGAACGGCTTTGATCTGGGCGTTACTCGCGCCATCAGCGATGCGCTGGGCATTCCAGTGATTGCCTCCGGTGGCGTCGGCAACCTTGAGCACCTGGCTGCCGGTGTGATTGAAGGCCATGCCAGTGCAGTGCTGGCCGCAAGTATTTTCCATTTTGGCGAGTACACCGTTCCTGAGGCCAAGGCCTACATGGCTGGCCGTGGAATCGTGGTGCGTTAA
- a CDS encoding substrate-binding periplasmic protein, which translates to MFKRLFLALIGVGVLLSEGAHASDTRPYSMVLLTENFPPFNMAVDGKNFAQENNIDGIAAEVVREMFKRANIGYSMTLRFPWDRVYKLALEKPGYGVFSTTRLPERENLFKWVGPVGSYDWIMLARGDSPITLTSLEQARDYRIGAYKGDAIGERLNAMGLNPILMLRDRDNVKKLANGQIDLWAVGDPVGRYLARLEGVTGFKTALRFNSAELYLALNKNTPDEVVTRLQKALDAMRAEGWVDAVKARYQ; encoded by the coding sequence ATGTTCAAACGTCTATTTCTTGCCCTGATCGGGGTCGGCGTCCTGTTGAGTGAAGGTGCTCATGCCAGCGACACACGGCCTTATTCCATGGTGCTGCTGACCGAGAATTTTCCGCCGTTCAATATGGCGGTCGATGGCAAGAATTTCGCGCAGGAAAACAACATCGACGGCATCGCCGCTGAAGTCGTGCGCGAGATGTTCAAGCGCGCCAATATCGGCTACAGCATGACCCTGCGTTTTCCGTGGGATCGCGTTTACAAACTCGCCCTTGAAAAGCCCGGCTACGGGGTGTTTTCCACCACGCGTCTGCCCGAACGCGAGAACCTTTTCAAATGGGTCGGCCCGGTCGGTTCCTATGACTGGATCATGCTCGCGCGTGGCGACAGCCCCATCACTCTGACTTCGCTGGAGCAGGCCCGGGATTACAGGATTGGCGCCTACAAAGGCGATGCCATCGGCGAACGTCTGAACGCCATGGGGTTGAATCCGATCCTGATGCTGCGTGACCGGGACAACGTTAAAAAACTGGCCAATGGGCAGATCGACTTGTGGGCAGTGGGCGACCCTGTGGGTCGCTATCTGGCCAGGCTTGAAGGTGTCACCGGGTTCAAGACGGCGCTGCGTTTCAACAGTGCCGAGTTGTATCTGGCCCTCAACAAAAACACGCCCGACGAGGTCGTCACCCGTCTGCAAAAAGCCCTCGACGCAATGCGCGCCGAAGGCTGGGTAGACGCTGTCAAAGCGCGTTATCAGTAG
- a CDS encoding trypsin-like serine peptidase produces MKRLTIAGACCIGALLPLSIHAAPADLGEGLQSLTPSMVLLNADGSRDHWNGIGRIRSQSGSNCTATLIDTRAPDGPPQAPAYVLTSGHCINRQNGLIITDGEIEGSVQFNFFTDSTARSYPLKRINWSSMQGVDLAIVELQPSLGSLIDDGIQPLALASEMPEQGQEVLWVGAPLDKDTGHLRMAACVHNPSQEVLEQPWVWRHTVSNQCRDVDTGASGSPLLTRDNGEVYAVVNLTNQASSGNATEDLSDEIPGFPPMLADSNYGSPVTLLKKCFVVGVLSTDPTICDLFPRFSVDFDTLGRQPAQRARVQLDAEGKSVYPSWDLLFQVDTPLYRYKKVDSALQCENPVGYSHTLVSQDATINDLVDNRIGINWLCIVGVSSADERPSIGLMRNALTLAMELQPAGPTPEPQVKIGKSRFGALSVKWSYDHRLIDHYTVKTGPPDNTDCSDPQGFKVQFRELTLRAKSLPLKICTYAHDINGQPSVVREDIVPVPG; encoded by the coding sequence ATGAAACGACTCACAATTGCCGGTGCATGTTGCATCGGCGCACTACTCCCCTTATCCATACATGCCGCCCCCGCAGACCTGGGTGAAGGGCTGCAATCTCTGACCCCTTCTATGGTCCTGCTCAATGCCGATGGCTCACGCGACCACTGGAATGGCATCGGTCGTATCAGGAGCCAGTCCGGCTCGAACTGTACTGCGACGCTGATCGACACCCGAGCCCCGGACGGTCCGCCACAAGCCCCGGCCTACGTGCTTACCAGCGGGCATTGCATCAACCGCCAGAACGGTTTGATCATCACTGACGGCGAGATCGAAGGCAGCGTTCAGTTCAACTTTTTCACCGACAGCACGGCACGCAGTTACCCGTTGAAACGCATCAACTGGAGCAGCATGCAGGGTGTTGATCTCGCTATTGTCGAGTTACAGCCATCGCTCGGATCGCTGATCGACGACGGTATTCAGCCGCTTGCACTGGCCAGCGAAATGCCAGAACAGGGACAGGAAGTTCTTTGGGTGGGGGCTCCGCTGGACAAGGACACGGGCCACCTGCGCATGGCGGCATGCGTTCACAACCCATCGCAGGAAGTCCTTGAACAGCCGTGGGTCTGGCGTCACACGGTCAGCAACCAATGCCGGGATGTCGATACCGGCGCCTCCGGCAGCCCGCTCCTGACCCGCGACAACGGTGAGGTCTATGCCGTGGTGAACCTCACCAACCAGGCCTCGTCGGGAAACGCGACCGAAGACCTCAGCGATGAAATACCCGGCTTTCCACCGATGCTAGCCGACAGCAACTATGGCAGCCCGGTCACGCTGTTGAAGAAGTGCTTTGTCGTCGGCGTGCTGAGTACCGACCCGACAATCTGTGACCTGTTTCCGAGATTTTCGGTCGACTTCGACACCCTGGGCAGGCAACCCGCGCAACGCGCCAGGGTGCAACTCGATGCCGAGGGCAAGAGTGTCTATCCATCCTGGGACCTGTTATTTCAGGTCGACACGCCCCTCTACCGCTACAAGAAAGTCGACTCGGCCCTGCAGTGTGAAAACCCGGTGGGCTACAGTCACACCCTCGTTTCGCAGGACGCGACCATCAATGACCTGGTCGATAACCGCATCGGCATCAACTGGCTGTGCATCGTCGGAGTGTCTTCGGCGGACGAGAGACCGAGTATCGGCCTGATGCGCAACGCGCTGACCCTGGCCATGGAGCTGCAACCGGCGGGGCCGACGCCTGAGCCGCAGGTGAAGATTGGCAAAAGCCGGTTCGGTGCACTGTCAGTCAAGTGGTCATACGACCACCGTCTGATCGACCACTACACAGTCAAAACCGGCCCTCCGGACAACACGGACTGCTCGGACCCTCAAGGCTTCAAGGTGCAGTTCCGTGAACTGACATTGCGCGCAAAGTCGCTGCCGTTGAAGATCTGTACCTACGCCCATGACATCAATGGCCAGCCTTCCGTGGTACGAGAGGACATTGTGCCCGTGCCCGGTTGA
- a CDS encoding divergent polysaccharide deacetylase family protein: MRVLGVLLLALSITGAAHAASAEHADKPSKAYLSLIIDDLGQNPDRDSRTLALPGPVTLAIMPDTPHATDFARQAHHAGKTVMLHMPMDPATGPYAWHPELPLPELESRLNAALLKVPYAAGINNHMGSRMTAEPVAMSWLMAELQRRHLFFVDSRTSAKTVAAAEAQRAGLASVSRDVFLDDERTAEAITRQLQTAIKIAHKYGSAVVIGHPYPVTLDVLERELPKLKAQGVEWIDLRSMISERGNQASAAHGKNGVYR; the protein is encoded by the coding sequence ATGCGTGTTCTCGGCGTGTTGCTGTTGGCACTCTCGATCACTGGCGCTGCCCATGCAGCGTCAGCCGAGCATGCCGACAAACCCTCGAAAGCGTACCTCAGCCTGATCATCGACGATCTGGGGCAGAATCCGGACCGCGACAGCCGCACGCTGGCGTTGCCAGGCCCCGTCACGCTGGCGATCATGCCTGACACCCCGCATGCCACCGACTTTGCCCGCCAGGCTCACCACGCCGGTAAAACGGTGATGCTGCACATGCCGATGGACCCCGCGACCGGCCCGTATGCCTGGCACCCCGAACTGCCCCTGCCTGAACTGGAAAGCCGTTTGAACGCCGCGCTGCTGAAAGTGCCGTATGCCGCCGGCATCAATAATCACATGGGCAGCAGAATGACGGCCGAGCCCGTTGCCATGAGCTGGCTGATGGCCGAGTTGCAGCGGCGTCATCTGTTTTTCGTCGACAGCCGCACCAGCGCCAAAACCGTGGCCGCTGCCGAAGCGCAACGCGCGGGTCTGGCCAGCGTGTCTCGCGATGTGTTTCTGGACGACGAGCGCACGGCCGAAGCCATTACCCGCCAATTGCAGACCGCCATCAAAATCGCCCACAAATATGGCTCGGCCGTAGTGATCGGTCACCCCTACCCGGTCACGCTGGACGTACTGGAACGCGAGTTGCCTAAACTCAAAGCCCAAGGCGTCGAGTGGATCGACCTGCGCAGCATGATCAGCGAACGCGGCAATCAGGCGAGTGCGGCGCATGGCAAGAATGGGGTGTATCGCTGA
- a CDS encoding S41 family peptidase, with product MLHLSRLTSLALAIAIVIGAPLAQAAEKTAPAAPAAVAPANANAKPPLPLDELRTFAEVMDRVKAAYVEPVDDKTLLENAIKGMLSNLDPHSAYLGPEDFQELQESTSGEFGGLGIEVGVEDGFVKVVSPIDDTPASKAGIEAGDLIVKINGTPTQGQNMQEAVDKMRGKIGEKITLTLVRDGGTPFDVTLARATIQVKSVKAQMLENGYGYIRITQFQVKTGDEVGKALAKFRKDNGKKMSGLILDLRNNPGGVLQSAVQVADHFLTKGLIVYTKGRIANSELRFSADPADASEGVPLVVLINGGSASASEIVAGALQDQKRGILMGTDTFGKGSVQTVLPLNNDRALKITTALYYTPNGRSIQAQGINPDIVVRRAKVTNEADGENYKEADLLGHLGNGNGGADKPTLKGSAAAKARPQDDDFQLSQALSLLKGLSITRGN from the coding sequence ATGCTGCATTTGTCCCGCCTCACCTCGCTGGCCCTGGCGATTGCCATCGTTATCGGCGCGCCACTGGCGCAAGCTGCCGAAAAGACCGCGCCAGCCGCTCCTGCAGCCGTTGCGCCCGCCAACGCCAATGCCAAGCCGCCGCTGCCTCTGGATGAGTTGCGCACCTTTGCCGAGGTCATGGATCGGGTCAAGGCCGCGTATGTCGAGCCGGTGGATGACAAGACCCTGCTGGAGAACGCCATCAAGGGCATGCTCAGCAACCTCGACCCGCACTCTGCTTATCTCGGCCCGGAAGATTTCCAGGAGCTGCAGGAAAGCACCAGCGGCGAGTTTGGCGGGCTGGGCATCGAAGTGGGCGTCGAAGACGGTTTCGTCAAAGTGGTTTCGCCCATTGACGACACCCCGGCTTCCAAGGCTGGCATCGAGGCAGGCGACCTGATCGTGAAGATCAACGGCACGCCGACCCAGGGCCAGAACATGCAGGAAGCCGTCGACAAGATGCGCGGCAAGATCGGCGAGAAGATCACCCTGACGCTGGTGCGCGACGGCGGCACGCCGTTCGACGTGACACTGGCGCGAGCGACCATTCAGGTCAAGAGCGTCAAGGCGCAGATGCTGGAGAACGGCTACGGCTATATCCGTATCACTCAGTTCCAGGTCAAGACCGGTGACGAAGTCGGCAAGGCGCTGGCCAAATTCCGCAAGGACAACGGCAAGAAGATGAGCGGCCTGATCCTCGACCTGCGCAACAACCCGGGCGGCGTGCTGCAATCGGCGGTGCAAGTGGCGGATCACTTCCTGACCAAAGGCTTGATCGTCTACACCAAAGGCCGTATCGCCAACTCCGAGCTGCGCTTCTCGGCAGACCCGGCAGACGCCAGCGAAGGCGTGCCTCTGGTGGTGCTGATCAACGGCGGCAGCGCCTCTGCGTCGGAGATCGTTGCCGGCGCGCTGCAAGACCAGAAACGCGGCATTCTGATGGGCACCGACACCTTCGGGAAAGGCTCGGTGCAAACCGTTCTGCCGCTGAACAACGACCGCGCACTGAAGATCACTACGGCGCTGTATTACACGCCTAATGGCCGATCCATTCAGGCGCAGGGCATCAACCCGGACATCGTGGTGCGTCGGGCGAAGGTCACCAACGAAGCGGACGGCGAGAACTACAAGGAAGCCGATCTGCTGGGTCACCTGGGCAACGGCAACGGCGGTGCCGACAAGCCGACGCTCAAAGGTAGTGCTGCAGCCAAGGCGCGTCCGCAGGATGACGACTTCCAGCTCAGTCAGGCGCTCAGCCTGCTGAAGGGGCTGAGCATCACCCGCGGTAACTGA
- a CDS encoding murein hydrolase activator EnvC family protein produces MLRALIALALICLLNPAFAEDERVQTQKQIDAARQDVTELQKVLGKLQEERAGVQKDLRTTETDMGKLEKQVEVLQKELKKTEAELQKLDSEKKKLNTARVEQQRLIAIQARAAYQSGRQEYLKLLLNQQHPEKFARTLTYYDYLSQARLAQLHNFNETLRQLAGVEKDIDLQQAQLLVQKSNLESQTEELAKVRQERQQALAKLNQDYKARDQKLQARQQDQADLAKVLKTIEETLARQAREAEEARQKALVAAREAEEKRQREAEAVARNSNSNSSKADDEPAPRRPVKAPGAVVSSAGVSYGGPFAEAKGKLPWPIDGRLLARFGEARGDDERTKWDGVMISAAAGSQVHAVHGGRVVFADWLRGAGLLVILDHGNGYLTLYGHNQSLLKSAGDIVKAGEAISTVGNSGGQDTAALYFAIRQQGRPSDPAQWCRTQG; encoded by the coding sequence ATGCTCCGCGCCTTGATTGCCCTTGCTCTGATCTGCCTGCTCAATCCGGCGTTTGCCGAAGACGAGCGTGTGCAAACCCAAAAACAGATAGATGCTGCGCGTCAGGACGTGACGGAGCTGCAAAAAGTCCTGGGCAAGCTTCAGGAAGAACGTGCAGGCGTCCAGAAGGATCTGCGCACCACTGAAACCGACATGGGCAAGTTGGAGAAGCAGGTCGAGGTCCTGCAAAAGGAACTAAAAAAGACCGAAGCCGAGCTGCAAAAGCTCGACAGTGAGAAAAAAAAACTCAACACCGCTCGCGTTGAACAGCAACGTCTGATTGCCATCCAGGCCCGCGCCGCCTATCAGAGTGGCCGCCAGGAATACCTCAAGCTGTTGCTCAATCAGCAGCACCCCGAGAAGTTTGCCCGAACCCTCACCTATTACGATTACCTGAGCCAGGCGCGTCTGGCGCAGCTGCACAATTTCAATGAAACCTTGCGCCAGCTGGCCGGAGTCGAAAAAGACATCGATCTGCAACAGGCACAACTGTTGGTGCAGAAGAGCAACCTGGAAAGCCAGACAGAAGAGCTGGCCAAGGTTCGCCAGGAACGCCAGCAGGCGTTGGCCAAGCTGAATCAGGACTACAAGGCCCGCGACCAGAAATTGCAGGCCCGCCAGCAGGATCAGGCTGATCTGGCCAAAGTGCTCAAGACCATCGAAGAAACCCTGGCCCGTCAGGCACGCGAAGCCGAAGAGGCGCGTCAGAAGGCGCTGGTTGCAGCCCGCGAAGCCGAAGAGAAACGTCAGCGCGAAGCTGAAGCCGTGGCTCGCAACAGCAATAGCAACAGCAGCAAGGCCGATGATGAACCCGCACCGCGTCGCCCGGTCAAAGCCCCCGGCGCAGTCGTTTCCAGTGCCGGTGTTTCCTACGGCGGACCTTTTGCCGAGGCCAAGGGAAAACTTCCATGGCCTATCGATGGTCGACTGCTTGCACGTTTCGGTGAAGCGCGCGGTGATGATGAACGGACCAAATGGGACGGCGTCATGATCAGCGCGGCAGCCGGAAGCCAGGTACATGCAGTGCACGGCGGACGAGTGGTGTTCGCTGACTGGTTGCGCGGTGCCGGGCTTCTGGTCATTCTCGACCATGGCAATGGCTATTTGACCCTATATGGGCACAATCAGAGCCTGCTCAAGTCGGCAGGTGACATTGTAAAAGCCGGTGAAGCGATTTCCACGGTCGGCAATAGTGGCGGTCAGGACACGGCAGCGTTGTACTTTGCTATTCGTCAGCAGGGTCGCCCCAGCGATCCGGCCCAATGGTGCCGCACTCAAGGATAA
- the gpmI gene encoding 2,3-bisphosphoglycerate-independent phosphoglycerate mutase, which translates to MTATPKPLVLIILDGFGHSESHKGNAILAAKMPVMDRLYETMPNGLISGSGMDVGLPDGQMGNSEVGHMNLGAGRVVYQDFTRVTKAIRDGEFFENPTICAAVDKAVSAGKAVHIMGLLSDGGVHSHQDHLVAMAELAAKRGAEKIYLHAFLDGRDTPPRSAKKSLELMDQTFARLGKGRVATIIGRYFAMDRDNRWDRVSSAYDLIVDSTAEFHAETGVAGLEAAYARDENDEFVKATRIGEPARVEDGDAVVFMNFRADRARELTRVFVEDDFKDFERARQPKINYVMLTQYAASIPAPSAFAAGSLKNVLGEYLAANGKTQLRIAETEKYAHVTFFFSGGREEPFPGEERILIPSPKVATYDLQPEMSAPEVTDRIVDAIEHQRYDVIIVNYANGDMVGHSGIMEAAIKAVECLDVCVGRITKALEKVGGEALITADHGNVEQMTDDSTGQAHTAHTSEPVPFVYVGKRPLKVREGGVLADVAPTMLQLLGMEKPAEMTGHSILVTE; encoded by the coding sequence ATGACTGCCACGCCAAAACCTCTGGTCCTTATCATCCTGGATGGCTTCGGACACAGCGAAAGCCACAAGGGCAACGCCATTCTGGCCGCCAAGATGCCAGTCATGGATCGTCTCTACGAAACCATGCCCAATGGCCTGATTTCCGGCTCGGGCATGGACGTCGGCCTGCCGGACGGGCAGATGGGCAACTCTGAAGTCGGGCACATGAACCTCGGGGCCGGTCGGGTGGTGTATCAGGACTTCACGCGGGTGACCAAGGCCATTCGTGACGGCGAGTTTTTCGAGAACCCGACCATCTGCGCTGCGGTGGATAAAGCAGTGAGTGCAGGCAAGGCCGTGCATATCATGGGCCTGCTGTCCGATGGCGGCGTTCACAGCCATCAGGATCACCTGGTCGCCATGGCTGAACTGGCCGCCAAGCGCGGCGCCGAGAAAATCTACCTTCACGCGTTCCTCGACGGTCGCGACACACCACCACGCAGCGCAAAGAAATCCCTTGAGCTGATGGACCAGACCTTCGCTCGCCTGGGCAAAGGTCGAGTCGCCACGATCATTGGCCGCTACTTCGCCATGGACCGTGACAACCGGTGGGACCGGGTTTCTTCTGCCTATGACCTGATCGTCGACAGCACGGCAGAGTTTCACGCGGAGACTGGCGTAGCCGGGCTTGAAGCCGCCTATGCCCGCGACGAGAACGACGAGTTCGTCAAAGCCACACGCATTGGCGAGCCCGCCAGAGTGGAAGATGGCGACGCGGTGGTGTTCATGAACTTCCGCGCCGACCGCGCCCGCGAACTGACCCGCGTATTCGTCGAAGACGATTTCAAGGACTTCGAGCGCGCCCGCCAGCCAAAGATCAACTACGTGATGCTGACCCAGTACGCGGCGAGTATCCCGGCACCCTCCGCGTTTGCGGCGGGCAGCCTGAAAAACGTACTGGGCGAATACCTGGCTGCCAACGGCAAGACCCAGCTGCGTATTGCCGAGACTGAAAAATATGCGCACGTCACCTTCTTCTTCTCTGGCGGACGTGAAGAACCGTTCCCCGGCGAAGAGCGCATCCTGATTCCGTCACCGAAAGTTGCCACCTATGACCTGCAACCGGAAATGAGCGCGCCGGAAGTGACCGACAGGATCGTCGATGCCATCGAACATCAGCGTTACGACGTGATCATCGTCAACTATGCCAACGGCGACATGGTCGGCCATAGCGGGATCATGGAGGCCGCGATCAAGGCGGTTGAATGCCTGGACGTCTGCGTTGGGCGGATTACCAAAGCGCTGGAAAAAGTCGGCGGCGAAGCGTTGATCACGGCAGACCACGGCAACGTCGAACAGATGACCGATGACTCTACCGGACAGGCGCATACTGCACACACGTCAGAACCGGTGCCGTTCGTCTATGTCGGCAAACGACCGCTGAAAGTTCGCGAAGGCGGGGTTCTGGCTGATGTCGCGCCCACCATGCTGCAACTGCTGGGCATGGAGAAGCCGGCGGAAATGACTGGTCATTCGATCCTGGTGACCGAGTAA
- a CDS encoding rhodanese-like domain-containing protein, with product MVAHLLEFATNHYLITGAFVILLGLLIAYELSKGGASLSTRELTALVNSDQGVVIDVRSKKDFTAGHIVGSLNFPQDKVLTRTDELQKYKDKTLIIVDAMGQHAGSTARELLKSGFKAAKLSGGISSWRGDNLPLVK from the coding sequence ATGGTTGCTCACCTGCTTGAATTCGCCACTAACCACTATTTGATCACCGGTGCCTTCGTCATTCTGCTGGGACTGCTGATCGCTTACGAACTGAGCAAAGGCGGCGCCAGCCTGAGCACCCGCGAGCTGACAGCACTGGTCAACAGCGACCAGGGCGTGGTCATCGATGTGCGCTCTAAAAAGGATTTCACGGCGGGTCACATTGTCGGCTCCCTGAACTTTCCGCAGGACAAGGTGCTGACCCGCACCGATGAACTGCAGAAATACAAGGACAAGACGTTGATCATAGTCGATGCAATGGGGCAGCATGCGGGCAGCACCGCCCGGGAGTTGCTCAAGTCCGGCTTCAAGGCGGCCAAGCTGTCCGGCGGTATTTCCAGCTGGCGCGGCGACAATCTTCCTCTGGTGAAGTGA
- the grxC gene encoding glutaredoxin 3 yields the protein MAQVIVYSSDYCPYCIRAKQLLQSKSVAFEEIRVDGKPQLRAEMTKKAGRTSVPQIWIGSTHVGGCDDLFALERAGKLDALLA from the coding sequence ATGGCCCAAGTCATCGTCTATTCCAGCGACTATTGCCCGTATTGCATACGTGCCAAACAGTTGTTGCAGAGCAAAAGCGTGGCTTTCGAGGAAATTCGCGTGGACGGCAAGCCGCAGCTCCGCGCCGAGATGACCAAGAAAGCCGGTCGCACGTCTGTACCGCAGATCTGGATCGGCTCGACCCACGTGGGCGGCTGTGACGACCTTTTCGCTCTGGAGCGTGCCGGCAAGCTTGATGCGCTGCTGGCCTGA
- the secB gene encoding protein-export chaperone SecB: MTDQPNNGAVENEENGPQFSLQRIYVRDLSFEAPKSPAIFRQEWTPTVSLDLNTRQKQLEGDFYEVVLTLSVTVNNGDEVAFIVEVQQAGIFLIKGLEDGAMSHTLGAFCPNILFPYAREAIDNLVVRGSFPALMLAPVNFDALYAQELQRMQEAGETPTVQ, encoded by the coding sequence ATGACCGATCAACCGAACAACGGCGCTGTTGAAAACGAAGAAAACGGCCCGCAATTTTCCCTGCAGCGTATCTACGTTCGCGACCTGTCGTTCGAAGCGCCAAAGAGCCCGGCGATCTTTCGCCAGGAATGGACGCCAACCGTCAGCCTTGACCTCAACACCCGCCAGAAACAACTGGAAGGCGATTTCTACGAAGTCGTGCTGACCTTGTCGGTGACCGTCAACAACGGCGACGAAGTTGCTTTCATCGTTGAAGTGCAGCAGGCCGGTATCTTCCTGATCAAGGGTCTGGAAGACGGCGCAATGAGCCACACCCTCGGCGCGTTCTGCCCGAACATCCTGTTCCCTTACGCTCGCGAAGCCATCGACAACCTGGTCGTACGTGGCTCGTTCCCTGCGCTGATGCTGGCCCCGGTGAACTTCGACGCGCTGTACGCGCAGGAGCTGCAACGCATGCAGGAAGCTGGCGAAACGCCGACTGTTCAGTAA
- the trmL gene encoding tRNA (uridine(34)/cytosine(34)/5-carboxymethylaminomethyluridine(34)-2'-O)-methyltransferase TrmL translates to MFHVILFQPEIPPNTGNVIRLCANSGCTLHLIEPLGFELDDKRLRRAGLDYHEYATLQTHADLASCLEKIGNPRLFAFTTKGSRPFHDASFEPGDAFLFGPESRGLPADILDSLSSEHRLRLPMREGCRSLNLSNTVAVAVYEAWRQHGFA, encoded by the coding sequence ATGTTTCACGTCATCCTTTTTCAACCAGAAATTCCGCCGAATACCGGCAACGTCATCAGGCTATGCGCCAACAGTGGCTGCACCCTGCATTTGATCGAACCCTTGGGTTTCGAGCTGGACGACAAGCGTCTGCGCCGTGCCGGTCTCGACTATCACGAGTATGCCACGCTGCAGACTCATGCTGATCTGGCCAGTTGCCTGGAGAAGATCGGCAACCCCAGGTTGTTCGCCTTCACCACCAAAGGCTCGCGACCTTTTCACGATGCGAGCTTCGAGCCGGGCGACGCATTTCTGTTCGGTCCGGAAAGCCGCGGCCTGCCCGCTGACATTCTCGACTCGCTGAGCAGCGAGCATCGCCTGCGACTGCCCATGCGTGAAGGCTGCCGTAGCCTCAATCTGTCCAACACCGTCGCCGTGGCTGTCTATGAAGCATGGCGTCAGCACGGGTTTGCCTAG